One Mercurialis annua linkage group LG3, ddMerAnnu1.2, whole genome shotgun sequence DNA window includes the following coding sequences:
- the LOC126672631 gene encoding uncharacterized protein LOC126672631 gives MSTFTSVSKRAENMLHENYIDSLKMKVSKSTDQLSTVYEHNLIFTVDLKEKICTCRRFQMDKLPCPHAMALLKELHQEPYRYCSEYFGKEMMLKTYEGIVYPVDNQNLPSILTNVTEKIVLPPHGKTKSGRPKKRRIKGPCESTNQNKCSSFMVAHEQLFGSSIN, from the exons ATGTCAACCTTCACAAGCGTTTCAAAAAGAGCTGAAAACATGCTACATGAAAACTACATTGATTCGCTGAAAATGAAG GTATCAAAATCAACTGATCAACTAAGTACGGTTTATGAACATAACCTGATATTCACAGtagatttgaaagaaaaaatttgTACTTGTAGAAGATTTCAAATGGACAAACTTCCGTGTCCACATGCCATGGCATTACTAAAAGAGCTACACCAAGAGCCTTACAGGTACTGTTCAGAATACTTTGGAAAAGAAATGATGTTAAAAACTTATGAAGGGATAGTATATCCAGTTGACAATCAAAACTTGCCTAGCATACTAACAAATGTTACAGAGAAAATAGTCCTGCCGCCACATGGAAAAACCAAGTCAGGAAGACCAAAGAAGAGGAGAATTAAAGGGCCATGCGAATCTACAAATCAGAACAAATGCAGCAG CTTTATGGTAGCTCATGAGCAGCTTTTTGGTAGCTCAATAAACTAG
- the LOC126672634 gene encoding uncharacterized protein LOC126672634 — MTLYIWQYAIPVDEWFVAKVQTTLNHDPILKLKTKLNDVELDLFRKNPFGYFLDMPVFKVQTQVLHFLLLRLLNQPNANELWFNIGGVRLKFGIDEFALVTGLKCHGDISKLRRWSSPEDGVKIAILYFLDVFLFSSQNVKRVSIVNLNIIESSECNEFPWGLDCSNCGIDDLKDKLKGKSKQFEEEEGKIPFYWLAVFIYALQCWFYECCPVAVNNLAILENGDAIPRILRWKVDNNPGVAELEKPFFSLSGKQMKLRKITPSVEEMNKLDLSHFFIKGKDKKKEMSENLSDSEDDKAEYQGGKASSSALPKKRSHLDHFEKELQTVVSSQNKIVEDLSCFKNYVTLQFTNLFKVLDSIKKSSNVIEEQTNFHNGASISDNGSDDKEEDISFKVK, encoded by the exons ATGACTTTGTAT ATTTGGCAATATGCTATACCTGTTGATGAATGGTTTGTAGCAAAAGTGCAAACTACTTTAAATCATGAtcccattttaaaattaaaaaccaaattgaatGATGTTGAgttagatttgtttagaaagAATCCTTTTGGTTATTTTCTTGATATGCCAGTTTTTAAGGTTCAAACACAAGTTTTGCATTTCCTTTTATTGAGGTTGCTTAACCAACCGAATGCAAATGAATTGTGGTTTAATATTGGGGGAGTGAGACTGAAATTTGGGATTGATGAGTTTGCCTTAGTTACAGGTTTGAAATGTCATGGAGATATTAGTAAACTTAG GAGATGGTCTAGTCCGGAAGATGGAGTTAAAATAGcaattttgtattttcttgATGTGTTTCTGTTTTCGTCTCAAAACGTAAAACGTGTTTCCATAGTCAACCTTAACATAATTGAGTCAAGTGAGTGCAATGAATTTCCATGGGGACTAGATTGTTCTAATTGTGGGATAGATGATTTAAAGGATAAGTTGAAAGGGAAAAGTAAGcaatttgaagaagaagaaggtaaAATCCCGTTTTATTGGCTGGCTGTTTTCATTTATGCCTTGCAATGTTGGTTCTATGAATGTTGCCCTGTCGCGGTCAATAACCTTGCAATTTTGGAGAATGGCGATGCTATCCCAAGGATTTTGAGATGGAAAGTTGACAATAATCCTGGCGTTGCGGAATTGGAGAAGCCTTTCTTCTCTTTGAGTGGAAAACAG ATGAAGTTGAGGAAAATCACTCCTTCTGTTGAGGAGATGAATAAGTTGGACTtatctcatttttttatcaagggAAAGGATAAGAAGAAGGAGATGAGCGAGAATTTATCTGATTCAGAAGATGATAAAGCTGAGTATCAAGGTGGTAAGGCATCATCTTCAGCTTTACCAAAGAAAAGATCGCATCTTGATCATTTTGAGAAAGAGCTGCAGACGGTGGTTTcttctcaaaataaaattgtgGAAGATTTGAGCTGCTTTAAAAATTATGTGACTCTTCAGTTTACTAATCTTTTTAAAGTTCTTGATTCAATCAAGAAGAGCTCAAATGTAATTGAAGAGCAGACAAACTTT CATAATGGAGCTTCAATTAGTGATAATGGGTCTGATGACAAGGAGGAGGATATATCGTTTAAGGTAAAATAA
- the LOC126671746 gene encoding serine/threonine-protein phosphatase BSL3, whose product MDVDSTMVPETDQDSAVQNSTSPSMDREQQLRDQPQPAGSPASPTSVAVNPPMLQPQQAQQPAQTQQSPVVGPRHAPTYSVVNAIIEKKEDGPGPRCGHTLTAVAAVGEEGTPGYIGPRLILFGGATALEGNSAASGAPSSAGNAGIRLAGATADVHCYDVLTNKWSRITPFGEPPTPRAAHVATAVGTMVVIQGGIGPAGLSAEDLHVLDLTQQRPRWHRVVVQGPGPGSRYGHVMALVGQRYLMAIGGNDGKRPLSDVWALDTAAKPYEWRKLEPEGEGPPPCMYATASARSDGLLLLCGGRDANSVPLASAYGLAKHRDGRWEWAIAPGVSPSPRYQHAAVFVNARLHVSGGALGGGRMVEDSSSVAVLDTAAGVWCDTKSVVTSPRTGRYSADAAGGDAAVELTRRCRHAAAAVGDLIFIYGGLRGGVLLDDLLVAEDLAAAETTTAASHAAAAAAASNVLVGRIPGSGGRYFGDERSKQTMSEAAPDGSVVLGNPVAPPINGDMYTDISTENAMLPGPRRMSKGVEYLVEASAAEAEAISATLAAAKARQVNGEVELPDRDRGAEATPSGKQISTLIKPDSAGLNNIVPAGVRLHHRAVVVAAETGGALGGMVRQLSIDQFENEGRRVSYGTPESATAARKLLDRQMSINSVPKKVIAHLLKPRGWKPPVRRQFFLDCNEIADLCDSAERIFSSEPSVLQLRAPIKIFGDLHGQFGDLMRLFDEYGAPSTAGDIAYIDYLFLGDYVDRGQHSLETISLLLALKVEYSHNVHLIRGNHEAADINALFGFRIECIERMGERDGIWVWHRINRLFNWLPLAALIEKKIICMHGGIGRSINHVEQIENLQRPITMEAGSIVLMDLLWSDPTENDSVEGLRPNARGPGLVTFGPDRVMEFCNNNDLQLIVRAHECVMDGFERFAQGHLITLFSATNYCGTANNAGAILVLGRDLVVVPKLIHPLPPAMSSPEASPERHIEDTWMQELNANRPPTPTRGRPQVTNDRGSLAWI is encoded by the exons ATGGATGTTGATTCCACGATGGTGCCGGAAACCGATCAAGATTCGGCGGTTCAAAACTCTACATCGCCGTCAATGGATAGAGAGCAGCAGCTAAGGGATCAGCCGCAGCCTGCGGGATCTCCGGCGTCTCCTACTTCTGTTGCGGTGAATCCTCCTATGCTGCAGCCGCAGCAGGCGCAGCAGCCTGCGCAAACGCAGCAAAGCCCCGTGGTGGGGCCGAGGCATGCACCTACTTATTCGGTGGTGAATGCGATTATTGAGAAGAAGGAAGATGGTCCGGGGCCTAGGTGTGGACATACGTTAACTGCAGTGGCTGCCGTTGGCGAGGAGGGTACGCCTGGATACATTGGACCTAGGTTGATTTTGTTTGGTGGCGCCACCGCTCTTGAAGGCAATTCTGCAGCATCAGGGGCTCCCTCCTCAGCTGGAAATGCCGGCATCC GACTAGCAGGCGCCACTGCAGATGTTCACTGTTATGATGTGCTAACAAATAAATGGTCTCG CATTACACCGTTCGGAGAGCCACCCACTCCAAGGGCTGCTCATGTGGCAACTGCAGTGGGAACTATGGTCGTTATCCAG GGTGGAATTGGTCCCGCTGGTTTGTCTGCTGAAGATCTTCATGTTCTTGACCTCACACAGCAAAGGCCAAGATGGCATAG AGTTGTTGTTCAAGGCCCTGGACCTGGGTCACGATATGGGCATGTGATGGCTTTGGTGGGCCAAAGGTATCTCATGGCAATTGGAGGGAATGATG GGAAGCGTCCTTTGTCAGATGTATGGGCCCTTGACACTGCAGCCAAGCCTTATGAGTGGCGTAAATTAGAACCTGAAGGGGAAGGTCCACCACCATGCAT GTATGCCACTGCAAGTGCGCGTTCAGATGGTCTTCTTCTGCTTTGTGGAGGGAGGGATGCCAATAGCGTG CCGCTAGCAAGTGCCTATGGACTTGCCAAACATAGGGATGGTCGTTGGGAATGGGCAATTGCTCCTGGTGTCTCTCCATCGCCAAGATACCAACATGCAGCA GTTTTTGTTAATGCTAGGCTGCATGTGTCTGGAGGTGCACTTGGTGGTGGTCGTATGGTAGAAGACTCTTCAAGTGTTGCAG TGCTGGATACTGCAGCGGGAGTTTGGTGTGATACAAAATCTGTTGTTACTAGTCCAAGGACTGGCAGGTACAGTGCTGATGCTGCTGGTGGAGATGCAGCAGTGGAGTTGACAAGACGATGTAGGCATGCGGCTGCTGCAGTTGGTgacttaatatttatttatggtGGTTTACGTGGCG GAGTCCTGCTTGATGATTTACTTGTTGCTGAAGATCTAGCTGCTGCTGAAACAACAACTGCAGCTTCTCATGCTGCAGCTGCAGCTGCTGCATCTAATGTCCTTGTGGGAAGGATACCTGGAAGTGGTGGAAGGTATTTTGGTGATGAAAGATCTAAGCAAACAATGTCTGAAGCAGCACCTGATGGTTCTGTTGTCCTGGGTAATCCAGTTGCTCCCCCAATTAATGGTGATATGTACACAGACATAAGCACTGAAAATGCCATGCTTCCGGGACCTCG GAGAATGAGCAAAGGAGTGGAATATTTGGTTGAAGCATCGGCTGCAGAAGCTGAGGCTATAAGTGCCACTCTGGCTGCTGCTAAGGCACGGCAAGTTAATGGAGAAGTTGAACTGCCAGACAGGGATCGGGGTGCTGAAGCTACCCCTAGCGGCAAACAGATATCTACTTTGATTAAGCCTGATTCTGCTGGATTAAATAATATTGTTCCAGCTGGAGTTCGACTGCATCATAGAGCT GTGGTTGTAGCTGCAGAGACTGGTGGAGCCTTAGGTGGGATGGTCAGACAGCTTTCAATTGATCAGTTTGAAAATGAAGGCAGGCGGGTCAGCTATGGTACTCCAGAGAGTGCAACTGCTGCTAGGAAACTACTAGATCGACAGATGTCCATCAATAGTGTGCCCAAAAAG GTGATTGCTCATCTTTTAAAACCTCGTGGTTGGAAGCCTCCAGTACGTCGGCAGTTTTTCTTGGATTGCAATGAAATAGCCGACCTTTGTGACAGTGCTGAAAGAATATTTTCAAGTGAGCCAAGTGTTTTACAGCTGAGGGCTCCTATCAAAATATTTGGTGATTTGCATGGGCAGTTTGGGGATCTAATGCGCCTTTTTGATGAGTATGGTGCACCTTCAACAGCTGGTGATATAGC ATATATTGATTATCTATTTCTAGGAGATTATGTTGATCGGGGCCAGCACAGCCTAGAAACCATTTCTCTTCTGCTTGCTTTGAAG GTGGAGTATTCCCATAATGTTCATTTAATTCGTGGAAACCATGAAGCTGCAGATATCAATGCACTTTTTGGTTTCCGGATTGAGTGCATTGAGCGCATG GGAGAAAGAGATGGAATTTGGGTGTGGCATCGGATAAATCGTTTGTTCAATTGGCTACCGTTGGCAGCACTAATTGAGAAGAAAATCATTTGCATGCATGGTGGTATTGGCCGTTCAATAAATCATGTGGAACAGATTGAGAATCTTCAGCGTCCTATTACCATGGAAGCAGGCTCAATTGTGCTTATGGATTTATTATG GTCTGATCCAACAGAAAATGATAGTGTAGAAGGATTGCGGCCAAATGCTAGAGGTCCAGGGCTGGTGACTTTTGGG CCTGATCGAGTAATGGAATTCTGCAATAACAATGATCTTCAATTGATTGTACGTGCCCATGAATGTGTTATGGACGGATTTGAGCGTTTTGCCCAGGGACATCTAATCACACTTTTCTCAGCTACTAATTATTGCG GTACTGCCAATAATGCTGGGGCAATATTAGTTTTGGGAAGAGATCTTGTGGTGGTTCCAAAACTAATTCATCCTTTACCACCAGCTATGTCATCACCGGAAGCTTCACCTGAACGGCACATTGAAGATACATGGATGCAG GAGTTGAATGCCAACAGACCTCCAACACCAACTAGGGGACGCCCTCAAGTAACAAATGATCGGGGATCTCTTGCTTGGATATAG
- the LOC126671241 gene encoding uncharacterized protein LOC126671241, with the protein MRGKKILIGTPWSEVGDVLFPIHVGNSWHWILARLSFKDRCIYIYNSKKSPILNRTAAEVVMGYCVLIPRVLVMGNLLSSIKAIDLSSPAYVGKTKFEPFALSQVDGLPTQSDSDCGVFVATFAEYIIEGRKVPLRISIENMRSRYCALLYAHALSKQPPMEVTNTQAAPIVEEG; encoded by the exons ATGCGGGGTAAGAAGATTCTTATTGGTACTCCTTGGAGTGAAGTTGGCGACGTTTTATTTCCTATTCATGTGGGAAATAGTTGGCATTGGATATTGGCGCGTTTATCATTCAAGGATAGGTGCATTTATATATACAACTCTAAAAAGTCACCTATTCTCAACCGAACGGCGGCTGAAGTGGTTATGGGGTATTGTGTCCTGATTCCAAGGGTGTTAGTCATGGGCAATTTACTATCGTCTATCAAAGCTATTGATTTGTCTTCTCCTGCTTATGTTGGCAAAACCAAATTTGAACCTTTTGCTTTGTCTCAAGTTGATGGCTTACCAACACAATCTGACAG TGATTGTGGTGTATTCGTGGCTACATTTGCTGAGTACATCATCGAAGGGAGGAAGGTGCCTTTGCGTATCTCGATTGAAAATATGAGGTCTAGATATTGTGCTTTGTTGTATGCTCATGCACTGTCAAAACAACCACCAATGGAGGTAACCAATACTCAAGCTGCACCAATTGTAGAAGAAGGATGA